The following is a genomic window from Actinomycetota bacterium.
ATGGGAGGAAGCATGCCGGTGATCAAGTCGATCGACCTCGTGGGGGTCTCGGAGGACTCGTGGGAGGACGCCGCCCGTCAGGCGCTAGCCGAGGCGGCCAAGACGATCCGCAACATCACGGAGATGGAGGTCCTGCACTGGACCGCCGTCATCGACGCGGGCAGGATCAAGGAGTACCACGCCCACATGAGGCTGAACTTCCGCCTGGAGCGGTAGGTCCCCCCGAAGGCCGGCTGGCCCCGGTAACATCCCCGAAAGGGACCCCCGTCCCGAACTCCCCCCCGCGAG
Proteins encoded in this region:
- a CDS encoding dodecin family protein, whose amino-acid sequence is MPVIKSIDLVGVSEDSWEDAARQALAEAAKTIRNITEMEVLHWTAVIDAGRIKEYHAHMRLNFRLER